The genomic stretch TAGCGCACGATGGGCCAGAGGCAGTTTTTGCGCAGCTTATCAGCAAGAAGCTTGTTGAATTCGATCCCACCTTGGCCAATGAAACTAACTATAATAGCACCGGTAGCATCTTTACGACGCCTGAGGGGTGGCAGAAATATCGAGATCGCCTTGGGGGTACTCCAGCATCGAATATTGAGGGCATGTTAAGGGTAGCGGAGATAGAGTACGAGGAGATCGGATTCAAGGGGTGTTTTGATAAAGAGAGAGATCTTGCGCAGCTCGATGCGTTATACGCAAAGCCTGGAGATTGGATGCATGGGATTCAGCCCGATGCAGGCCTAATAAGCTTCATTAAAGCAGCAAATAAGCCTACCGCGATGGTTACCGCTAGTAGGGAGTCGTATACGCACGCGCTCTTGGAGGAGAAGAAGCTAGGAGATCTTTTTTCAGTTGTAATCTGTAACGCTCAAAAGAAAGTTGGTAAGGGCTTTAGTGGGGTTAGCCTCATTGATGCTTGCGAACAGCTTGAGGTCTCTCCGTCAAGAACAGTTATGTCTGGTGACACCATGAGTGATGTTGGTGCCGCCAAGCTGGCAGGAGTTCCCGTTACGATTATTCGTCTCTACGACCATCTCGAGTTAGCTCCTGATCTTA from Pseudomonadota bacterium encodes the following:
- a CDS encoding HAD hydrolase-like protein: MTGHEYNDLGEGRIGGRVVAQHGYSELSVPKGAQQGAQQGAQRLSHKGPLNIVVLSPDEELVLSGFDAFLTDNDDTLSRSAGELAHDGPEAVFAQLISKKLVEFDPTLANETNYNSTGSIFTTPEGWQKYRDRLGGTPASNIEGMLRVAEIEYEEIGFKGCFDKERDLAQLDALYAKPGDWMHGIQPDAGLISFIKAANKPTAMVTASRESYTHALLEEKKLGDLFSVVICNAQKKVGKGFSGVSLIDACEQLEVSPSRTVMSGDTMSDVGAAKLAGVPVTIIRLYDHLELAPDLNQAAEQGEIDREVEKQAEFVNQIHSFQQHSENSPLLWESPYTQTVIIIKCFSQVKYAELPTSNAGDTPEYEVRRKFSALEQSVATQSSEHHPSLGNSTKKLGEIKLGKEAIEGKTYGHLPKFAK